In a single window of the Mauremys reevesii isolate NIE-2019 unplaced genomic scaffold, ASM1616193v1 Contig21, whole genome shotgun sequence genome:
- the LOC120393501 gene encoding zinc finger protein 883-like isoform X2, giving the protein MLSARSGGIRSGGFVCLAPDPPQRGPARGEGLPIPKPALIVQLEAAEEPWVPDLQDSKERKIPRGTCTGDETMSENEDGNPQQEGPDQVELQRRFLRRAEGNFSQCLEQRKAWSHRHRSERKLGNRQRKKVNDVIECGGRGKNPLETTAQQTNPKEKKPYKCLECGKTFSRRSDLIKHGRIHSGERPFKCLDCGKSFNQSSNLTTHQRVHIGERPYKCLECGKSFSVLSTLIIHQRTHTGEKPYECLDCGKSFYRSSNLITHQRVHTGEGPYKCLECGKSFSAPSVLLIHQRTHTGEKPYKCLECGKSFSRRSGLLSHERIHTGERPYKCLECGKSFSRRSDLGNHGRIHTGERPYKCLECEKSFSQSSGLINHSRIHTGERPYTCLDCGKSFYGSSNLTAHQRVHTGEGPYKCLECGKSFSAQSVLLIHQRTHTGEKPYKCLKCGKSFSQSSGLISHERIHTGERPYKCLECGKSFSHRSGLGNHGRIHTGERPYKCLECGKSFSRRSDLSNHGRIHTGEKPYKCLICGKSFNRSSNLHTHWRVHTGKNRKSFSESSKHQERNHVSASAVG; this is encoded by the exons GActccccattcccaaacctgcccTGATTGTCCAGTTGGAAGCAGcagaagagccatgggtcccggaTCTCCAGGACTCCAAGGAAAGGAAGATCCCAAGAGgtacctgcacag GTGACGAGAcaatgagtgagaacgaggatgggaatccacagcaggaaggTCCTGACCAAGTGGAACTGCAGAGGAGGTTTTTGAGAAGAGCCGAAGGGAATTTTTCTCAGTGCTTGGAACAGAGAAAAGCCTGGAGTCATcggcacaggtcagagaggaagTTGGGAAACCGCCAAAGGAAGAAAGTGAATGACGTAATTGAATGTGGGGGACGAGGCAAGAATCCCCTGGAAACTACAGCTCAGCAGACAAATCCCAAGGAAAAGAAACCATATAAATGCTTGGAATGTGGGAAGACCTTCAGTCGGCGCTCAGATCTTATTAAACATGGTAGAATCCACTCTGGAGAGAGACCCTTtaaatgtttggactgtgggaaaagcttcaaccagAGTTCAAATCTTACTACCCATCAGAGAGTGCACataggagagagaccctataaatgtcttgagtgtgggaaaagtttcagtgtaCTCTCAACCCTTATTATACATCAGAGAACTcatacaggagagaaaccttatgaatgtttggactgtgggaaaagcttctatCGGAGCTCAAATCTTATTACCCATCAAAGAGTGCACACAGGAGAGGGACCATATAAAtgtcttgagtgtgggaaaagcttcagtgcaCCATCAGTTCTCCTTATACACCAGAGaacccacacgggagagaaaccttataaatgcttggagtgtgggaaaagcttcagtcgccGCTCAGGTCTTCTTAGCCATGAGAGAATCCATACAGGGGAGAGACCGTATaaatgcttggagtgtgggaaaagcttcagtcgccGCTCAGACCTCGGTAACCATGGGAGAATCCATACAGGGGAGAGACCATATAAATGCTTGGAGTGtgagaaaagcttcagtcagagctcaggcCTTATTAACCAtagcagaatccacacaggagagagaccctatacatgcttggactgtgggaaaagcttttaTGGGAGCTCAAATCTTACTGCCCATCAAAGAGTGCACACAGGAGAGGGACCGTATAAAtgtcttgagtgtgggaaaagcttcagtgcaCAATCAGTTCTCCTTATACACCAGAGaacccacacgggagagaaaccttATAAATGCCTcaagtgtggaaaaagcttcagtcagagctcaggcCTTATTAGCCATGAGAGAATCCATACAGGGGAGAGACCGTATaaatgcttggagtgtgggaaaagcttcagtcaccgcTCAGGCCTCGGTAaccatgggagaatccacacaggagagagaccatataaatgcttggagtgtgggaaaagcttcagtcgccGCTCAGACCTTAGTAaccatgggagaatccacacaggagagaaaccctataaatgtttgatctgtgggaaaagtttcaatcggagctcaaatcTTCATACGCATTGGAGAGTGCACACAGGAAAGAATaggaaaagtttcagtgagagCTCAAAGCATCAGGAGAGAAATCATGTAAGTGCCTCAGCTGTGGGGTAA
- the LOC120393501 gene encoding zinc finger protein 883-like isoform X1, whose translation MLSARSGGIRSGGFVCLAPDPPQRGPARGEGLPIPKPALIVQLEAAEEPWVPDLQDSKERKIPRGTCTAGDETMSENEDGNPQQEGPDQVELQRRFLRRAEGNFSQCLEQRKAWSHRHRSERKLGNRQRKKVNDVIECGGRGKNPLETTAQQTNPKEKKPYKCLECGKTFSRRSDLIKHGRIHSGERPFKCLDCGKSFNQSSNLTTHQRVHIGERPYKCLECGKSFSVLSTLIIHQRTHTGEKPYECLDCGKSFYRSSNLITHQRVHTGEGPYKCLECGKSFSAPSVLLIHQRTHTGEKPYKCLECGKSFSRRSGLLSHERIHTGERPYKCLECGKSFSRRSDLGNHGRIHTGERPYKCLECEKSFSQSSGLINHSRIHTGERPYTCLDCGKSFYGSSNLTAHQRVHTGEGPYKCLECGKSFSAQSVLLIHQRTHTGEKPYKCLKCGKSFSQSSGLISHERIHTGERPYKCLECGKSFSHRSGLGNHGRIHTGERPYKCLECGKSFSRRSDLSNHGRIHTGEKPYKCLICGKSFNRSSNLHTHWRVHTGKNRKSFSESSKHQERNHVSASAVG comes from the exons GActccccattcccaaacctgcccTGATTGTCCAGTTGGAAGCAGcagaagagccatgggtcccggaTCTCCAGGACTCCAAGGAAAGGAAGATCCCAAGAGgtacctgcacag CAGGTGACGAGAcaatgagtgagaacgaggatgggaatccacagcaggaaggTCCTGACCAAGTGGAACTGCAGAGGAGGTTTTTGAGAAGAGCCGAAGGGAATTTTTCTCAGTGCTTGGAACAGAGAAAAGCCTGGAGTCATcggcacaggtcagagaggaagTTGGGAAACCGCCAAAGGAAGAAAGTGAATGACGTAATTGAATGTGGGGGACGAGGCAAGAATCCCCTGGAAACTACAGCTCAGCAGACAAATCCCAAGGAAAAGAAACCATATAAATGCTTGGAATGTGGGAAGACCTTCAGTCGGCGCTCAGATCTTATTAAACATGGTAGAATCCACTCTGGAGAGAGACCCTTtaaatgtttggactgtgggaaaagcttcaaccagAGTTCAAATCTTACTACCCATCAGAGAGTGCACataggagagagaccctataaatgtcttgagtgtgggaaaagtttcagtgtaCTCTCAACCCTTATTATACATCAGAGAACTcatacaggagagaaaccttatgaatgtttggactgtgggaaaagcttctatCGGAGCTCAAATCTTATTACCCATCAAAGAGTGCACACAGGAGAGGGACCATATAAAtgtcttgagtgtgggaaaagcttcagtgcaCCATCAGTTCTCCTTATACACCAGAGaacccacacgggagagaaaccttataaatgcttggagtgtgggaaaagcttcagtcgccGCTCAGGTCTTCTTAGCCATGAGAGAATCCATACAGGGGAGAGACCGTATaaatgcttggagtgtgggaaaagcttcagtcgccGCTCAGACCTCGGTAACCATGGGAGAATCCATACAGGGGAGAGACCATATAAATGCTTGGAGTGtgagaaaagcttcagtcagagctcaggcCTTATTAACCAtagcagaatccacacaggagagagaccctatacatgcttggactgtgggaaaagcttttaTGGGAGCTCAAATCTTACTGCCCATCAAAGAGTGCACACAGGAGAGGGACCGTATAAAtgtcttgagtgtgggaaaagcttcagtgcaCAATCAGTTCTCCTTATACACCAGAGaacccacacgggagagaaaccttATAAATGCCTcaagtgtggaaaaagcttcagtcagagctcaggcCTTATTAGCCATGAGAGAATCCATACAGGGGAGAGACCGTATaaatgcttggagtgtgggaaaagcttcagtcaccgcTCAGGCCTCGGTAaccatgggagaatccacacaggagagagaccatataaatgcttggagtgtgggaaaagcttcagtcgccGCTCAGACCTTAGTAaccatgggagaatccacacaggagagaaaccctataaatgtttgatctgtgggaaaagtttcaatcggagctcaaatcTTCATACGCATTGGAGAGTGCACACAGGAAAGAATaggaaaagtttcagtgagagCTCAAAGCATCAGGAGAGAAATCATGTAAGTGCCTCAGCTGTGGGGTAA
- the LOC120393501 gene encoding zinc finger protein OZF-like isoform X3 — MQENYETVTSLGLPIPKPALIVQLEAAEEPWVPDLQDSKERKIPRGTCTAGDETMSENEDGNPQQEGPDQVELQRRFLRRAEGNFSQCLEQRKAWSHRHRSERKLGNRQRKKVNDVIECGGRGKNPLETTAQQTNPKEKKPYKCLECGKTFSRRSDLIKHGRIHSGERPFKCLDCGKSFNQSSNLTTHQRVHIGERPYKCLECGKSFSVLSTLIIHQRTHTGEKPYECLDCGKSFYRSSNLITHQRVHTGEGPYKCLECGKSFSAPSVLLIHQRTHTGEKPYKCLECGKSFSRRSGLLSHERIHTGERPYKCLECGKSFSRRSDLGNHGRIHTGERPYKCLECEKSFSQSSGLINHSRIHTGERPYTCLDCGKSFYGSSNLTAHQRVHTGEGPYKCLECGKSFSAQSVLLIHQRTHTGEKPYKCLKCGKSFSQSSGLISHERIHTGERPYKCLECGKSFSHRSGLGNHGRIHTGERPYKCLECGKSFSRRSDLSNHGRIHTGEKPYKCLICGKSFNRSSNLHTHWRVHTGKNRKSFSESSKHQERNHVSASAVG; from the exons atgcaggagaattatgaaactgtgacctcgctgg GActccccattcccaaacctgcccTGATTGTCCAGTTGGAAGCAGcagaagagccatgggtcccggaTCTCCAGGACTCCAAGGAAAGGAAGATCCCAAGAGgtacctgcacag CAGGTGACGAGAcaatgagtgagaacgaggatgggaatccacagcaggaaggTCCTGACCAAGTGGAACTGCAGAGGAGGTTTTTGAGAAGAGCCGAAGGGAATTTTTCTCAGTGCTTGGAACAGAGAAAAGCCTGGAGTCATcggcacaggtcagagaggaagTTGGGAAACCGCCAAAGGAAGAAAGTGAATGACGTAATTGAATGTGGGGGACGAGGCAAGAATCCCCTGGAAACTACAGCTCAGCAGACAAATCCCAAGGAAAAGAAACCATATAAATGCTTGGAATGTGGGAAGACCTTCAGTCGGCGCTCAGATCTTATTAAACATGGTAGAATCCACTCTGGAGAGAGACCCTTtaaatgtttggactgtgggaaaagcttcaaccagAGTTCAAATCTTACTACCCATCAGAGAGTGCACataggagagagaccctataaatgtcttgagtgtgggaaaagtttcagtgtaCTCTCAACCCTTATTATACATCAGAGAACTcatacaggagagaaaccttatgaatgtttggactgtgggaaaagcttctatCGGAGCTCAAATCTTATTACCCATCAAAGAGTGCACACAGGAGAGGGACCATATAAAtgtcttgagtgtgggaaaagcttcagtgcaCCATCAGTTCTCCTTATACACCAGAGaacccacacgggagagaaaccttataaatgcttggagtgtgggaaaagcttcagtcgccGCTCAGGTCTTCTTAGCCATGAGAGAATCCATACAGGGGAGAGACCGTATaaatgcttggagtgtgggaaaagcttcagtcgccGCTCAGACCTCGGTAACCATGGGAGAATCCATACAGGGGAGAGACCATATAAATGCTTGGAGTGtgagaaaagcttcagtcagagctcaggcCTTATTAACCAtagcagaatccacacaggagagagaccctatacatgcttggactgtgggaaaagcttttaTGGGAGCTCAAATCTTACTGCCCATCAAAGAGTGCACACAGGAGAGGGACCGTATAAAtgtcttgagtgtgggaaaagcttcagtgcaCAATCAGTTCTCCTTATACACCAGAGaacccacacgggagagaaaccttATAAATGCCTcaagtgtggaaaaagcttcagtcagagctcaggcCTTATTAGCCATGAGAGAATCCATACAGGGGAGAGACCGTATaaatgcttggagtgtgggaaaagcttcagtcaccgcTCAGGCCTCGGTAaccatgggagaatccacacaggagagagaccatataaatgcttggagtgtgggaaaagcttcagtcgccGCTCAGACCTTAGTAaccatgggagaatccacacaggagagaaaccctataaatgtttgatctgtgggaaaagtttcaatcggagctcaaatcTTCATACGCATTGGAGAGTGCACACAGGAAAGAATaggaaaagtttcagtgagagCTCAAAGCATCAGGAGAGAAATCATGTAAGTGCCTCAGCTGTGGGGTAA
- the LOC120393501 gene encoding zinc finger protein OZF-like isoform X4, which yields MSENEDGNPQQEGPDQVELQRRFLRRAEGNFSQCLEQRKAWSHRHRSERKLGNRQRKKVNDVIECGGRGKNPLETTAQQTNPKEKKPYKCLECGKTFSRRSDLIKHGRIHSGERPFKCLDCGKSFNQSSNLTTHQRVHIGERPYKCLECGKSFSVLSTLIIHQRTHTGEKPYECLDCGKSFYRSSNLITHQRVHTGEGPYKCLECGKSFSAPSVLLIHQRTHTGEKPYKCLECGKSFSRRSGLLSHERIHTGERPYKCLECGKSFSRRSDLGNHGRIHTGERPYKCLECEKSFSQSSGLINHSRIHTGERPYTCLDCGKSFYGSSNLTAHQRVHTGEGPYKCLECGKSFSAQSVLLIHQRTHTGEKPYKCLKCGKSFSQSSGLISHERIHTGERPYKCLECGKSFSHRSGLGNHGRIHTGERPYKCLECGKSFSRRSDLSNHGRIHTGEKPYKCLICGKSFNRSSNLHTHWRVHTGKNRKSFSESSKHQERNHVSASAVG from the coding sequence atgagtgagaacgaggatgggaatccacagcaggaaggTCCTGACCAAGTGGAACTGCAGAGGAGGTTTTTGAGAAGAGCCGAAGGGAATTTTTCTCAGTGCTTGGAACAGAGAAAAGCCTGGAGTCATcggcacaggtcagagaggaagTTGGGAAACCGCCAAAGGAAGAAAGTGAATGACGTAATTGAATGTGGGGGACGAGGCAAGAATCCCCTGGAAACTACAGCTCAGCAGACAAATCCCAAGGAAAAGAAACCATATAAATGCTTGGAATGTGGGAAGACCTTCAGTCGGCGCTCAGATCTTATTAAACATGGTAGAATCCACTCTGGAGAGAGACCCTTtaaatgtttggactgtgggaaaagcttcaaccagAGTTCAAATCTTACTACCCATCAGAGAGTGCACataggagagagaccctataaatgtcttgagtgtgggaaaagtttcagtgtaCTCTCAACCCTTATTATACATCAGAGAACTcatacaggagagaaaccttatgaatgtttggactgtgggaaaagcttctatCGGAGCTCAAATCTTATTACCCATCAAAGAGTGCACACAGGAGAGGGACCATATAAAtgtcttgagtgtgggaaaagcttcagtgcaCCATCAGTTCTCCTTATACACCAGAGaacccacacgggagagaaaccttataaatgcttggagtgtgggaaaagcttcagtcgccGCTCAGGTCTTCTTAGCCATGAGAGAATCCATACAGGGGAGAGACCGTATaaatgcttggagtgtgggaaaagcttcagtcgccGCTCAGACCTCGGTAACCATGGGAGAATCCATACAGGGGAGAGACCATATAAATGCTTGGAGTGtgagaaaagcttcagtcagagctcaggcCTTATTAACCAtagcagaatccacacaggagagagaccctatacatgcttggactgtgggaaaagcttttaTGGGAGCTCAAATCTTACTGCCCATCAAAGAGTGCACACAGGAGAGGGACCGTATAAAtgtcttgagtgtgggaaaagcttcagtgcaCAATCAGTTCTCCTTATACACCAGAGaacccacacgggagagaaaccttATAAATGCCTcaagtgtggaaaaagcttcagtcagagctcaggcCTTATTAGCCATGAGAGAATCCATACAGGGGAGAGACCGTATaaatgcttggagtgtgggaaaagcttcagtcaccgcTCAGGCCTCGGTAaccatgggagaatccacacaggagagagaccatataaatgcttggagtgtgggaaaagcttcagtcgccGCTCAGACCTTAGTAaccatgggagaatccacacaggagagaaaccctataaatgtttgatctgtgggaaaagtttcaatcggagctcaaatcTTCATACGCATTGGAGAGTGCACACAGGAAAGAATaggaaaagtttcagtgagagCTCAAAGCATCAGGAGAGAAATCATGTAAGTGCCTCAGCTGTGGGGTAA